The stretch of DNA ATTAGAAATCCATCTATAAAACACTTATAATCCTTTTTATTACTTTTAAATTGAAAATATAAATCGGCACGTTTAGAACTCGTATTAAACTCTATAGGTATATTTATAAAACCATCTGTTTTATCCAACTTCACTTTCCCTATTAGGGAACCGTTAATACTATCAACTTTAACCAATAATGTTCCATTATAATTACCTCCTTGGTTATAGTTTAAATAAATTCTATCTATATTATTTAAGTTTACATCTTTCAGCTTAATAAAAGCATCTGCATAAACTTCCATATAATCTTGATTAGACCTATTATAATGCGTTGTATTTTGAGTTTCGCTAAAATCTTCTGGTCTTATTTTAGGTTCTTGAATATGAATAAAATGTTCCCATTTATTTGTTTCTGTTTCAGAAGAAACATTAGAAACCCATCTTTTCACACCTTCTAATTCAGCTTGATTAATACTATCAAACTCTCTATATATTGGATATTCTGTTGGCACATCCCAATCTGAAGTATTATTAAAAAAAGCAAATGACGTATAATACTCTTTATGTTTTATAGGGTCATATGGGTGACTATGGCATTGTACGCAACTCATAGTTGTAGATTGCCATATTTCCCAAGTGGTATTTACACGATCTATAACAGCAGATATTCTATACTCTTCATTATCCGTTCCCCCTTCTCCATTATTTAACGTATTTCTATGAAATGCCGTTGCAATTAACTGTTCTTTAGTAGGATTAGGCAGTAAATCCCCTGCTAATTGTTCAATGGTAAATTGATCGAATGGCATATCCTCATTTAAGGCTTTTATAACCCAATCTCTATATTTCCATATTTCTCTTCCTCTATCAGCTTCATAACCCTTAGAATCGGCATATCTAGCTAAGTCTAGCCACATACTAGCCCAATGTTCGCCAAATTTGAGAGATTCTAGAAGTGAATCGACTAGTTTTTCATAGCCCTTATCAGAAGTATCTTTTATAAATTCTTCTATCTCATTTGTTGTTGGAGGCAAACCAATTAGGTCGAGATATACTCGTCTTACCAAATCATGAGAATCTGCTTCTACATTAGGTGAAAGATTATGCACTTTCATCTTTTCATATACAAAAGCATCTATCTCGTTATACCCCCAATCTGATTCTAAACTAGGTGTACTAGACTCTTTAGGTTCTAAATAAGCCCAATGTTCTTTCCACTCAGCACCTTGTTCAATCCATTTTGTTAGTATTTTTATTTCATCTTCACTTAAAGGTTCTCTTTCAAGTGGCATTCTCATTTCTGGATTTTTGTGTGTGATTCTGGAAATCATTTCACTTTTCTTAGGGGAACCTGGGAAAATTCCAATTTTACCATTTACAGTTTCACCTAACGCATTTTCTCTGAAAACTAATCCAAAACCACCAGATTGCTTCACTCCCCCATGACAGCTAATACAATTTTTATTAAGTATAGGACGAACTTGGGCATTAAAATCTATTCTTTCTTCTTTGCAAGATGTAAAAGCAAAAAGTACGAAAAGACTAAATCTTATGTATTTCCAATTATGCATATTTATCATGTTAATAAGAACATTAAATACCGAACCATAAAAAACTCATTTTACAGAATATTTTTTATGTTTTTATATTTATTAAAGAACAGCTGTTATTAATTATACGTAATTTTCATAAGCTTTCCCCTATTCTAATATTCTGATCCTCTTCTATTAAAAGCCCAAGTTATAGAAATCAACTACCTTTAATTTATTATTCTATTCAATCATATACAACCTTTAGACAAGAAACGCTATATCTTATATAAACAATATAACTTTTAAAATAATTTAACTTGAAATAAATCGTAATTCAATAATAATCAACTAGTAACAAATATAATGACACAAATCGATATTATTGTTTGTTTTTTATCAATGAAAAAAAACAAACAATAATATTTAGATTTCTTAACACTTCATTTTTCTGTGATCTGGTGCTTATTTACTCCTAACAAATGTTTTGTTGTTAAAATAAGAACGAACAACTAGACTAATACTATTTTATCGAATAGAAGAATCTTTCTATTGCTTAAATAATGATTCTTATCTTGAAATTTCTCAGCTGATTTATTTAAATTTGGTCAATTATTCCATTTTTAACAAAAAAAGAGTTTATAATTTCTCAATTACACAATTTTAAAAAAACTCAACTGAATGAAACCAGATTTATTTGAAGCTCCAGATTATTATAATTTAGATGAATTATTAACTGATGAACACAAATTAGTACGTGATGCTGCCCGTGAATGGGTAAAACGTGAGGTGTCTCCAATTATTGAAGACTATGCCCAAAAAGCAGAGTTTCCAATGCAAATTATTAATGGATTAGCCGAAATTGGTGCATTTGGTCCATACATACCTATGGAATACGGTGGTGCCGGATTAGATCAAATTTCTTATGGTTTAATCATGCAAGAAATAGAGCGTGGAGATTCTGGGGTTAGAAGTACGGCTTCAGTACAATCTTCATTAGTTATGTATCCTATTTGGAAATATGGTAACGAAGAACAGCGTCAAAAATATTTACCAAAATTAGCTAGTGGCGAATGGGTTGGCTGTTTTGGATTAACAGAACCTGACCACGGAAGCAACCCAGCAGGTATGGTTACAAATTTTAAGGATATGGGCGACCATTATCTTTTAAATGGTGCCAAAATGTGGATTAGCAATGCGCCATTTGCTCAAGTAGCG from Flavivirga spongiicola encodes:
- a CDS encoding DUF1553 domain-containing protein; the protein is MHNWKYIRFSLFVLFAFTSCKEERIDFNAQVRPILNKNCISCHGGVKQSGGFGLVFRENALGETVNGKIGIFPGSPKKSEMISRITHKNPEMRMPLEREPLSEDEIKILTKWIEQGAEWKEHWAYLEPKESSTPSLESDWGYNEIDAFVYEKMKVHNLSPNVEADSHDLVRRVYLDLIGLPPTTNEIEEFIKDTSDKGYEKLVDSLLESLKFGEHWASMWLDLARYADSKGYEADRGREIWKYRDWVIKALNEDMPFDQFTIEQLAGDLLPNPTKEQLIATAFHRNTLNNGEGGTDNEEYRISAVIDRVNTTWEIWQSTTMSCVQCHSHPYDPIKHKEYYTSFAFFNNTSDWDVPTEYPIYREFDSINQAELEGVKRWVSNVSSETETNKWEHFIHIQEPKIRPEDFSETQNTTHYNRSNQDYMEVYADAFIKLKDVNLNNIDRIYLNYNQGGNYNGTLLVKVDSINGSLIGKVKLDKTDGFINIPIEFNTSSKRADLYFQFKSNKKDYKCFIDGFLIGEKLPSNKNKEYVKVYNKIDALLNVRPKYTTPVMVEKLKDFSRVTRVFDRGNWLVATDTVTTSIPKLFNPNDNQFKNRLDLAEWLVSEDNYLTGRVIANRFWAKIFGKGIVMTSEDFGTLGDKPTHPELLDWLALSFSKEWKWSVKKLLKTIVLSDTYKQSSVISEETKGKDSYNQWLARSPRVRLSAEQIRDQALVVSGLLSNKMYGPSVMPHQPDGVWTVVYNNDEWKTSEGEDAYRRGLYTYLRRSSPYPSFISFDASERETCLSRRINTNTPLQALITLNDPVYFEAAIKLAQQVENVEGGKIEKVGLAYKKVMGKKISTEKSEILTNLLDETEAYYAENIDEAFQLIKSDNLELASLTVMVNALMNMDEFLVKN